A part of Thermococcus sp. 21S9 genomic DNA contains:
- a CDS encoding PfkB family carbohydrate kinase: MELDLVVIGHVSIDHIRFPKREEILQPGGAAAAVATAAALSGAKVGLVTKVGRDFPEEWLKKLSEI; this comes from the coding sequence ATGGAGTTAGATTTGGTTGTCATTGGCCATGTTTCAATAGACCATATCAGGTTCCCCAAAAGAGAAGAGATTCTGCAGCCAGGAGGAGCTGCCGCTGCCGTTGCAACCGCAGCAGCACTAAGCGGTGCAAAAGTTGGATTGGTTACTAAGGTCGGCAGGGATTTTCCAGAAGAGTGGTTAAAAAAGCTGAGCGAAATTT